The segment AAAAAACAGGACGATATTTCCGATCTACTAATCATCTTGAACAAATTATTCTACGTCTCTGGTTTTGGATTTGTAATCGCTAATATTATTCAGTTTCTATTTTCACAAATTCCGGATCGGCATAGCAATATGGCATCAATGAACTTTAGAGGTGAGTGGGAATATTTGACATTTGGAATTATAATAATCTTTATTGGAGTTGGATTTAAGGTCGGGAATAAAATGTTAAAAAAGAACAAAGCTGAATAAATGCCTGCTTCGCTCCCGCGCGATTTGATCGCATGGGGAATATCCGGATAAGAGTTTTCCGGTATAAGGCGAAATGGTGCAGCAACGGAAATCTGAAGATTACAAAGACAAAATAGAATGAAAAAAAAAACGACCTTAAGCTTTTTAATCGTACTCCTTTTAGGCTTCTCCTTTTCTTTTTACACCAAATATGTAAGAAGTTACATTCCGGGAATTGAGAAAACGGAGTCTGCCGATAATCATCAAGTCACCTCAAAAAAGCTTACGTTAAGTCAGACCATCGCTTTTTTGGAGCACCTTGAAGAAACAAGAACAAAATACCTTGGAGTAGCTAAAGTGAACGGTGATGAAAATGCAAAAGCTATTAAGAAATTAAAAACAATCAACATGCTCTCTATCGCTGGAATGATCTTGTTTTTCTTCTTATTTATTTGGCTAATGGTACGACTTAGAAAGTCAAAAAGAACAAGTTATGCTCATGAGTAACGAATATTTTTTGATGAAAATTCACCGGGTAATTTAATGACTCGCTTTCTGAAACGATTCAATTTGAATAGAAAACAATAGGAATAGGAAGAATAGGTCGATCTATATAGTGAATTAAATACAGACTGATTAATAAAAAATCAACCTAAAAAACAGGGCACAATAACGTACTATGCCAGAGCGGAACAGGGGTGCTTGACCCACTCACAGTAACGACTTGGCTTACTAAGTGCTCCATAAATTAAGAATCAACTAATAACACATTTATTCCATGAAAAAAGCAGCTTTATTATTTCTTTTTATTGCATTCTCATTTTGTGTACTGGCAGGCATAAGGGTTATTGAAAATCCTTCGTATGAGGTGAAAAATACCGGAATCTTTTCTGTTTCCAAAGTTGTCTTGTCCGATACATCTACTCGTTTAAATGTTCATCTGGCATTTATACCACATTGGTGGATCCTGTTCGAGCAAGAAAAGATCTTTTTAGAAGATTCGGAGACCGGGACATCTTTCCCGATTGTTGGAATTGAAGGGGCTGAATTTGGGACAAAATTATTTATGCCGGAATCCGGTGATAGTAGCGTAGTTTTAATATTTCCGGCATTGGATAAAACGATTAAAAAAGTGGATCTGAAATCATTCTCTGAACTATCCGCTGGAGAATCAATTTTTGGAATTTCTCTGGATTCCACGGCAACGAAAGAGGTAAGTTCGACGAATGAACTACCGGAAAATGTTAGTGCTTGGTTGAATGATGAACTGGCAAAGAATAAAAAGAAGGCACCGACAGACTTTAACTCGCCCCAATTTTTTGATGCCGATACAGCACATTTAGTCGGATACATTAAAGGTTATGATGTTCGTTTAGGCTTTTCGACGGGAATTATTTATGCAAGTAATGATATTACAAGGGAAGATTATCCAGTTGTTGTTCAGGTTTATCCCGATGGTCGCTTCGAAGCCAGCTTTCCAATGACTATTCCTCAGTATACGAATTTGTCAATTAATAAAAGATGGATTCCATTTTATATTGAGCCGGGACAAACATTATCCATGATCCTTGATTGGGATGAATTCCTGATAGCAGACCGGAAACGAAACATCCATTACAAAATTCAGGATATCCAATTTCAAGGTCCATTGGCAAAAATAAACGAAGACCTGGCAGCCTATGATTTTGAACAATTCGATTATAAAGCATTTCAAAAACAGGTATCAACACTTGCTCCTGGGGAGTTTAAAGAGAAGCAATTGGCGAGTTTTATTGCAGCGAAACAACATGTTGAGACCTATATCGGGAACAACGAAATAAGCGCACAGGCAGGCTCAATACTACGGAATGAGGTTGTGCTGAAAAGCGCCACCAGAATGTTGGATTTTGTAAGTAACCGAAGTTATGAAGCTAGAACAGACTCGAGCAATGAGGTGTTGAAAATTCCGGTTCCAATTTCTTATTATGACTTTTTAAAGGACATTCCGATGGATGACAACAGCCTTCTGGTAACAGGGGAGTTTAGTACTTTTGTTAACCGATTTGAATATTGTAACCCACTAAGCTCTGCTCGACCCAAAAGGACATTTCGAAGCGTGAAACCGAAAGTAACTTATTACCAGTATTTTCAGGAGGTAAAAATAGAATTGACGGATGAAGAGAAAGATCTTTTAAAACTGTTATCTAAAGAAGATATGACTCCGGAAGACATTGCTGAAGTGAAAAGCAAAGAGGATCTACTTAAAAGTTTTAGTGAAAAATATAAAGATGAATTGTCTGCTTATGCAAGTAAGTACATGGTAGACAATCGGGTGCAGAAACAGGACCATTGGAGTGCAAGCTGGCACTTAAAAGATTCGGTGTTGCAAAGTGAACTTGGATTAAAATCAAGTTTGGTGTATGAAATTGCAAAAATCAGATCCTTAAACTTTACATTTAAAAATCTACCGAAAGAAGAGGCCGCTACGCACTGGGAATATCTGAAACAAGGAATTACGAAGCCATACTTACTAAAAACAGGTGCCCAGCTTTTTGAGGATGCATTTCCTGATGAGCAAAAAATAGCCTACGCTTTACCTGAAGGTGTTGCAACGGAAATATTCCGAAAAATTGTAAATCCGTTTAAGGGTAAAATTTTGTTTGTCGATTTTTGGGCAACCACTTGTGGTCCTTGTGTTGCTGGAATAAAAAGAATGAAAGAAACACGCGAAAAATACAAAGACAACCCTGATTTTGATTTCATTTTTATTACCGATGAACGTGGTTCTCCTGAGGCAAGTTATAACAAATTTGTGGAGGAACAGGAGCTTAAGAATTGCTTCAGGCTATCGAAAGACGATTATAATTATTTACGCCAGTTGTTCAAGTTTAATGGAATTCCCCGTTATGTGGTCATTGACGAAGAGGGCAATGTATTAAACGATGATTTTCCCATGCACAACTTCAACATGGAATTGAGTAAAATCTTGGCACAGAAATAAAATCAGGAAATCAGAGAAAAGAACAGAATCCACCTAGCTGAGTGTTAAGAATTCTGATAACTAATTTTCAAATGTAATGGATTGAAGATGCATAAATACTTCGTTTCCGTGCGACTTCATCGCATAGAGAGTAGTAGCAAGGATTCTCACGGTAAACGGTGAAATGATGAGGTAGCGGGGAAAATAATAACAGGTTACACGAAAGAAACAGATTGATCTGGAAGATAGCGGCAGATGCTGGCACATAAAAAAACAATAAAATGGCAAGACCAAAATCAAAAAGCGACTTAATTGAAGCAGCAAGTAAAAATTATGAAAAGCTTTGGAACGTGATCGATTCGATGACAGAACAGGAACTAAATAGGAATTTTGATTTTTCTGACGATTTGAAGAAAAAAGAAGCTCACTGGAAAAGAGATAAGAATCTAAGAGACGTTTTAATTCACCTCTACGAATGGCACCAGTTGCTCCTGAATTGGGTTCAGGCTAATCTGAATGGCAATCCATCACATTTTCTTCCCGAACCATATAATTGGAAAACATATGGAGAGATGAATGTAGAGCTTTGGAACAAACACCAAAACACGGAAATTGAAAAGGCTAAGGAGATGTTTCAGAAAAGCCACAAAGATGTATTCGTACTCATACAGCATTTTTCGAATGATCAGCTTTTTACGAAGCAAATTTTCAATTGGACAGGAACAACCACTCTCGGCAGTTATTGTGTGTCTGCAACGTCGAGCCACTACGAATGGGCAATTAAAAAATTACGTGCACATCTGAATAAAATTCAAAAATAACTTTCTCCGAACCGGAGAACTCTTGACGTGATTTAACAAATCCGGCACAGAAAAGAGAGCAAATCAACGGACAATAAATGAAACCACTTTTATCCATTTGGACTTCTCCAGTAAAGGCATTCGAGTTCTTATCGAAAAGAGATGATTCAATAAACCGGACAATGGTTAATATCTTATCTGCTATGATCACCATTGGTGCCGTATTTCCTCAACTAAAAGATCTTTCTGAACCATTCGGAAATAACAAAATTGTAGGAATATTAATCGGAATAATACTATCCGGATTAATTGGAATAATCATAGTGAGATTTTTACTAGCATTGATTTA is part of the uncultured Sunxiuqinia sp. genome and harbors:
- a CDS encoding TlpA disulfide reductase family protein, which produces MKKAALLFLFIAFSFCVLAGIRVIENPSYEVKNTGIFSVSKVVLSDTSTRLNVHLAFIPHWWILFEQEKIFLEDSETGTSFPIVGIEGAEFGTKLFMPESGDSSVVLIFPALDKTIKKVDLKSFSELSAGESIFGISLDSTATKEVSSTNELPENVSAWLNDELAKNKKKAPTDFNSPQFFDADTAHLVGYIKGYDVRLGFSTGIIYASNDITREDYPVVVQVYPDGRFEASFPMTIPQYTNLSINKRWIPFYIEPGQTLSMILDWDEFLIADRKRNIHYKIQDIQFQGPLAKINEDLAAYDFEQFDYKAFQKQVSTLAPGEFKEKQLASFIAAKQHVETYIGNNEISAQAGSILRNEVVLKSATRMLDFVSNRSYEARTDSSNEVLKIPVPISYYDFLKDIPMDDNSLLVTGEFSTFVNRFEYCNPLSSARPKRTFRSVKPKVTYYQYFQEVKIELTDEEKDLLKLLSKEDMTPEDIAEVKSKEDLLKSFSEKYKDELSAYASKYMVDNRVQKQDHWSASWHLKDSVLQSELGLKSSLVYEIAKIRSLNFTFKNLPKEEAATHWEYLKQGITKPYLLKTGAQLFEDAFPDEQKIAYALPEGVATEIFRKIVNPFKGKILFVDFWATTCGPCVAGIKRMKETREKYKDNPDFDFIFITDERGSPEASYNKFVEEQELKNCFRLSKDDYNYLRQLFKFNGIPRYVVIDEEGNVLNDDFPMHNFNMELSKILAQK
- a CDS encoding ClbS/DfsB family four-helix bundle protein, giving the protein MARPKSKSDLIEAASKNYEKLWNVIDSMTEQELNRNFDFSDDLKKKEAHWKRDKNLRDVLIHLYEWHQLLLNWVQANLNGNPSHFLPEPYNWKTYGEMNVELWNKHQNTEIEKAKEMFQKSHKDVFVLIQHFSNDQLFTKQIFNWTGTTTLGSYCVSATSSHYEWAIKKLRAHLNKIQK